Part of the Quercus robur chromosome 5, dhQueRobu3.1, whole genome shotgun sequence genome, TCTATAGAAGATCTCCATAAAACATAACTTCACTGACTAATGAGACCCATCATGTAAATACTATTGGGTCAGTTCATGAGGAAACACTAAATTCCCTTACAAACCTCTGATATCTCCTATCACAATCagattattttccttttctcaaatctctctctcaccactcttcttttctctccttcAAACCTAATACCTCATTCTTCACAACTTAATTAGCATCATCAAAACTACTTGTGGTGAGAATGTGAGACAGAACCTCAGGCATATCTCATGTTATGTGGTTCTAAagcaatgaacaaaaataattgtggGGGGggaggtggggggggggggggtggcggGAGGGGAAGAGATGTGTACAAAATTGTTCATTTCTGCTTATGTAGACTAAATTCATCAATCAGATGAGGACAAATATCAACTATACAGAGAACAGTTCATGGagatgaagcaaaaaaaaatggaagtaaATAGACTTGGGAGGGTCATGTCCTAATGTATTACTAATTGTCTTCCTTGTTTTGTGGTTGATAGAACAATAAACTCCTACATTCCAGTTTTCAtcaacctatcaaaaaataaataaataaataaagagatatCTAAGATAAGGTAAAAAAATCACACAGGGGTGGGTGGGGGGGAGGAGTGCAGAGACTTAGTCTCCCATGAAAATAAGCTGTGGGGTTTGGAAAGAATCAATGATGTTCATGCTAAAAAACTCAATACTTGAAAGTAGTctgagatttttatttatttattatttggatttttggttCCAACTATTCAGCATGAGAGAACCCAAAAAACAGTTACCATAATGCTTATTGGTCAACTTGGTTATGATTAATAAACTAGCATGGAAACACTAAGAAAAGATCCTAAAAGGATAGTAGATAAAAGCAAACATGGACAAATAAGTTCAAGCAAGGATCATGTTACATCAAGAAATCAGGAGTGATATTGCTAAAAAAACAAGCAGCAATTGATATAGCTTCAGTCCAAGAAGAATCAAAGAACatccaaagaaaataagaaggCGCTGAAGCCTataatctttggtttttttgtaaCTGGCACAATCATTTTAATCCCTATCTTAAAGTAATAGAAAGTTATAACGCCATATGCATTACTGCACTTCAGCAGAATACAGACACATATGAATGAGCCATCaactttgcaagtttttttGCTTGGAGAATAGTAACCTATTGGTGaaactttgaaaatgtgtttgtgtctgggggggggggggggggggggcgcacGCGGGGGGCTGGGGgtgtgtgtatgtttgtgtACCTAAGAATGGTATAATTGCTATGGCAAACTTGACAAAGTACTAGAATCAAAGTTCTAATATGCCAACACTCTCATCCAAGTGAACAGCGATGAAAGGCAAGATACTATAGTCATAAAGGAAAGATACTAGTTCTGCATATAGAACATAAAATGTCATTAAAATTTTGTCTAAGATTTTATTTAAGGCATCTCAGGCAACCTCCCTTACTAGAAAACTATGGACTGAATTACGTTATGGCATTCTAGAACATTTGAAACTAAACGATTTTGCTTCTCAGTTGTATTACACTACTCAAGCATTTAAAAACACATGATTTCAGtgagaataagaaaaaagtaTAACGCAAGGAGCacaatcaattttatttcataatttattatttttccatgtcatttttgaattttgaacatgtttttttttttttaatttgatctaTAATGTTGAGGATTTTATAGGATGTTTTTCAGCCTATCAAAAAGACTCTCTAGAAATAATTTGAGACTTGGCAATACAAATTTAACTTTTCTGATTGGGGAATGTTTCTCTTGCTTGTGGTCATTCCAAGCACCCTTAGGCCTTAGGTGGTGAAGCCTAAGGTTTTCAGGAAAAGTCTGGTGGTGAAGCTTAAGATTTGTTCGTGCTATCTTATTTTCCCTAATTTCTATTTTCCAAACTAATCTGTCCTGCATCAGAGAAATTTCCACACAAGTTTGGCAATgtctacaaagtacaaacataAGAAGAGAATACTCATCAAACTATTGCACACACAGAACAAGTCCAAGCATGAAGTTTACCTTAATAGTCATATTTTTGTGAAATCCGGTTGGTTGCACATCTGAACTCTCtcctgaaaatgaaaaatttatcaactttaaGAAACTATACACATTGTAAGACCAACTATCAAAATAGGTTAATATCATCATCacagaaaattggaaaaaataaaaaaaaatcaaaagggtTCAAGGTTAAGAAACACAATTGCTAATTTTATAGTTTGATTTTGAAAGTGGCGTGTTCCAATTTGCTAAATTAGTAAAGTCTATTATCgttgaataaaaaatctggGGTTCAAAGTTCAAAACCCGCTTACAGCAAAAACCAACTGGTCTATTGGTTTGACTATAAAGAGAAATGATCATGTGTTAGATGCAATAGGTTGAAATTCTGTCAAAAAAGTATAGTTTGAAAGTGGAAATCGTACCAGCAAAAAAGAGGCGTTGAGAGTGAAGAAACTGAATCCATTGATTGAGAAATTTAGTCTCAAACTTAACGAAATTTAGGGTCCCATCAAGAGTATGGCACTCTATTGAACCATCGCTGCAGCTTGTCATGCACTTCTTGTTCTCCCTTACAAGGTATACTACTTTAACAAGTGTTCCTGAACTCAGAAACAAAAGCCAgtacttaaaaaaatagttaaaaactTTCATATTTAGAAAACAAAACAGGGAATCTAGCAATAAGAAAAAGCATTtcaaaaaccaataaataaagcAAATTATTACCTCCAATATCTAGAGATATAAGGGAGCTATCATTATCAATGGGAAGTTTGGGAAAAAGTAGTGTTGGATTTTGGTGATTGAATGGTTGCTGCTGAGTGATTAGACCATTGAATCTAAACCCCTCCACCTCCTCTAGTTGTTGACACTTGGAGCGTTTCATGGCAATGTACCTACACTACAAAAATTCTGTATTGTGGATTTGGGAATTTTTTAGATATGTTTAGGATTGAATTTGAACCAATGACGAATGATGATCGaactaagacaccaattgatttttaagGTTTGAACTTAGAACCCAGTTCTCTTATTTGCAACAAAAGACTTTACGCAATCTTTCTAACAACTTGTTAAGATATATACAACAAAAGATTTTACCGAACACTTGTTAGATATGCCGTTATTTGGATTGGGAGAAGCTACTGGCCAAGGAATGGGCCCTACgcaatctttctttctttttttttgggtggttctttgtattttccttttcttttttcttttttcttttttcttttctcttttttgggatttttttaaccaatcttaaaattaaaaaaaaaaaaaatagaggaaggcCAGAATGAATTTTGAGAAGGAtacatataattattttttttctcaagtcACTAAATTTTAGTATGATTCATGATTTTTTCAACACTATTTCAGCAATATTCATGAAAACCTGAAATATTCatgaaaactttaaaaagtaaGTGTGCCTTAGCTTTGCCACCAAACAGGTTTGCTTCAAGATAATATCTCTTGAATCCACCGGAAGATAAAAGAAGaatttttcagaaattttattaatgagaAAACCGCAATGCCTTAGAGGCTGCAATTTAGGAAAATGAACCCTAGAACTACCGACTGTATTCCTTAAGATGGCTAAAAGACattgaaaattgtaatttgtgTTAGGAAAATTGACCAAAAAATGCATAATtgagaaaattacaaaatcaaattttgacaaaaacgACTAATTAAAGGCCTATGTAAAGGAATTTGTCTGACAAGCAATGTAGGTCATTGCTGATCTAATAGTTAATGAGTTTTGAGCCTCATGATTATTCCCTTCATCTCATTAAATTTCACGCCAATGATTTCCTCTAGTACTTAGCTACTTTCTGGATTTCTTGCGTGTTGTCTTCTAGTGATCACCCTATACAAAGAAAGTTTGTATTGTTTGTACTACATCAATAAACTTTTGTGCATGGGTAATCAAAATTAGTTCTTTTCTATATATTTCTCCTAatgtttttaagttttctttGGCAATACTGATGGACTAATAATCAGAGaatttgcatgatatgatattttataatacccatattttgtatttataatcTTGTCAATTTTTGTTAAGGGCAAGACTTAATTACATTATTTAGGTGTCGTTCCTTAAGTTCTCTTAAAATTCTGGCATATGGCTTTTTTCTCATGGAATGAAAGATTATTTTCTAATTAAGTAGCCACATTactgaattttaaaaaaggaaCCTAAAGAATAGTACCTAAAGTACTATACATAAGTTTTGTCCTTTTGTGAATATTAACCTGATCAATTTTCAAAGAATTTCCTTCAAGCAAAAGTGCATAAGTAGGAATGATATCACCAAGTTTAATAATTAAGCGATGCTCGAAACAcaacaaatttacaaattttactgcATAAGTTTTACATATAAGGtgtcacaaataaataaatcaaacaatcatTTTGCTGAATCACTCCCTAATTCGGCATTATTTTACCCAACTTCCTCTCTCTCCTAAATAACATCACACCTGCCAGAATATATTCTACctgtaccaaaaaaaatttcgagTATTAGAATATATTCTACCAAGTAGTAGATCCACATCCAAGTAATTTAAGGTCAACAGCAACTGACCATGTAATATAAATTTTCAGCCTAGATGTTTGATGGAAACTAAATTTTGCATTGCACATCACAAGGGTGATGCCTGAAGCTCTCAAAACATGAACTGTACAGCTTGAAATAGTTGAAGCTACTTGGGAATCAGattgcaaaaagaaataaagaaagaatcacAAAATCTGGTAGGATAACAAAGGCGAGAGGTAAATTATATAACTAGTTACAAAGTATGCCATTATTTTTCATATGTCAGATAGCATAATATGGAAACTTGAGAATGGTGATCTACAATTGAAACACAAGAAACATTCAGCAGAAAAATATTGAACAACTTGACCCTTTGGGGAACGACAGTATTTGTGCAGAAATTTCCTTTAGCTTCATTATGTCCCCACTGCATTCGAAATCAAATGCATCAAACGAAATGCTAATCCTCTTCAAAACTAACGCAATTTTAAGCAAAATCTTTATTGCATGAATCTCTTTTTCATCTCCAGATAAGCCAAAAATATTGATAGTCTTGAGGTGGGTCATGAGACATGAAGGCACTCGATCCAATATTGAATCATAAATTCCATGATATGTAATCCCCTACATGGTTAACAAACAACACAAAGTTAGTGCAGTGGCAATTCAACAGTGGTCAAGGCACTGTATCAAAAATTGCAGTTCATAAAAAGTTACCATTGCTAGTTCAAGAAAGTCAAGACAAGGAGAGTTCCGAAGTATGGTCAGTAGACGAGAAAATTCAATTGGTAATTCACTGCCCAAAGTGAGACTGGTCAAATTGTTGAAAACAGGAAGAAGGGGAAATAACTCCTCTGCATAATTGAGAACCTACAATAACACAAAACACCACCATTAAAAAGTTTCAGGTGAGCCTCTTAATAAGTGAATAGATAAAAGGAATCCTTGCTACAAAGGGATTCATTTACACAAGTAATTAGCAGTTGTGAACATACCTCGAGAGAACTAACCTGTAGTCTCAGCTTTTCTACATTACCGAGCCCATCTAGAAGCTTATATAGATGATGAGCATCTTGAACATCTACGTAGAAATCTTCATCATCTCTTTGAAAGACTTCAATAGATGCATCAACAACTGAGGATGAATTTAATAAGCAGAAATCATTTAGGTGGTCACCACTGAAAGAAAAAGATTCCAAACTATTTCCAAAAATCTTAACTTGACAACTGTTTGATTCATTCTGACCATCTGCGTCAGCATTCAGGTCATCTTTATTCTCATTTGCATCACTAATATGTAGAATTCGAAGCATTGGAGGAGCGATATACACAGCCTTGACATTATTCCAAATGCAGTCAATTATAAATAACTCCTCCAGAATTGGGCAACCTGAGAAGAGCTGTTGTGTTGAATTATCATCCGGAAATATAACTTCCATAAGAATCAATTTCTTGAGACTTGGAAAACTGACACTTGTAGTAGGGAGTTTGAGGTAATGGAACATGGAAAGTGTCAACTCTTTTAATGATTCACATGTAAATAAGCGAGGCGTCAATTCTAATGATTCCTGAAAGTTTGCAAGACCCAAATATAACACCTGAACCTTATGCTTCACAACAGCACTTATCCATGAATTAATGCGATGTGTTTCACATTCCACATCACATGAAAGAGAGAAATCTTTTATATTTGAGGAATCACGAAGTGCAAGCGCTCTTTGTACAAAATTCATGAGCATCGTCTTCCTATCCGGTTCCTCttcataaaactcgagtttggGAATGGATGTCCATAGGTATTGCCATCTTTTCGATAATATGCTTGTTCTGACAGCATCTTTGGTTGATAGGTATGACAAAATGTGCTCAAGAATTGCATCTGGTAAGTTGTCAATACCGTTTCTGCTCTTAATAGCATTCTGTTTCTTTCTGAACTTTATCttcttgacattttttaattcaaaacttaCATCCATTATTTGATGATTTTCCTACACCACATTACCCATTGTCAGATTTGTCTTTAGAATTCATAACAGCCCCTTTTGagttctaaaataaaatatagattcctaaaacaatttttatgaacTCCTATCATGGAAaactaataaaacaaaaattaaacattctaaatccaacccaactttttattattattattattgatctGTTTGCCACAAcaaatagaagaaaaactaaAGCAAACCTCAATAGTGAATGCTAATCTATCACCCCATGTATTTAACAATTATCCTGAATTCATCCAATAAAATTGAGAACCCATCCAAGAAATTCATTCAATAATGGAAACCACCATTACCATCAAAACTAAGTTCAGAGACCCACATAGcaatttttacttatttaagCACAAAACAGAAAGAAACATAGTATAGAACTGACCTGAAAGCACCCTGGTATGTAGTCTGGATGTTGACCCAATTCCTGAAAGTACAAAATGTAGATTTTGTTATGGATTTATTCGTACCCAAGTTTAAGTATCTTCCTCTCTGTCTTCTATAACTGACTTAACTGTTCCAAAAATCATAACTGTGGAATGGTATTGGACATTTGGTGGGCTTTTTAATCGTAGGTTCTTGgctgaaaaatatttattatcaaGTGTACCATATAACATGTATGCAAAATAAGTGTATCAACATTTCAttatccttctcaaaaaaaaaaaaaaaaaaaaaaaaaatcattatcaaatgttatccaaaaaaaaaaccatatcaaCATATTGCTACTATTAGGGTATTAGTGGGTGGTTATTTTTGTGTACTTTTCTCTTATTTGCGAGAAGTGCTACATCTCTATGATATTTTTATGACACTTTCATAGCAAATTATAAGTTATTcgttgttattagttttaatttagaaatgtgttacgtctacaacatttttacaacaaatcataagttgttagttgttattagtttaaatttgaacctgacagtaaaattactttttggcctaacaataacaactagtaacaacctaccacttatgatttattgtgaaaatgttgcaAAAATATCATgtacatatcatttctctttaatttaaATCTGTCttgtaaattacttttttgcctactAATAATAATCAGTAACATTTGCCTTttcaaatttattgtgaaaattttgtggatATAACATTTCTGTTTATTTATTGGACTTTGATACAAACCCGACGGTTGATAACAAATAGTCTCTTTTCATGTTTAGATTTGCGATTGGGTTTGATAGGACGACAGTGAATGGTCCCTTTCTATTAATGGTTTCGAAACTTAGAAAGGCCTTACAGAAGGATGACGACTTCGGCTCTAAAGTAAATAGGCATTTCATTTTGGGTTACTGACACCAATCACATTGTTACCACAATATAAAGTCGCCTCTacaaatgttaaaaacaaatgAGATCTTTTTACTCATTCTGGACTTTCAGTCAGGTCCACGTTTTTTACTTGGGAGGCACGGTcggtctttttttattttatgtgtgtAGAATTCAATATGATTTAAGTTATAAAATAGATTAGCAATGAATTCTTTTGTGTCTAGGCATAGCAAAAGGTTAAGACTTGGCAATGAGAAGTAGGAAAAAGCAACAACTATAAATAcaatagtttctcaaaaaaaaaaaaaaaaaaactacaaatacaATAAATGCACAAGTTCAATTGGTAATAATAAGTAGGAAAATACCTCACCAGCAGTTTGAAGTGTTATTAGTAATATGCTTTCCACCTTTAAAAAGGGATAGAGTATGTACATTCTACAATGGAATGAAGAGTAATTATTAGGTGTTTTCGGAACATTGTGACACAGCACTCCTTCT contains:
- the LOC126728732 gene encoding F-box/LRR-repeat protein At3g59190-like gives rise to the protein MSEIIVSLSSNSDNREIDEYHDISSDSGSSGSNSSSSDSNSSGGNATDEQYTFGVPRVPLEELGQHPDYIPGCFQENHQIMDVSFELKNVKKIKFRKKQNAIKSRNGIDNLPDAILEHILSYLSTKDAVRTSILSKRWQYLWTSIPKLEFYEEEPDRKTMLMNFVQRALALRDSSNIKDFSLSCDVECETHRINSWISAVVKHKVQVLYLGLANFQESLELTPRLFTCESLKELTLSMFHYLKLPTTSVSFPSLKKLILMEVIFPDDNSTQQLFSGCPILEELFIIDCIWNNVKAVYIAPPMLRILHISDANENKDDLNADADGQNESNSCQVKIFGNSLESFSFSGDHLNDFCLLNSSSVVDASIEVFQRDDEDFYVDVQDAHHLYKLLDGLGNVEKLRLQVSSLEVLNYAEELFPLLPVFNNLTSLTLGSELPIEFSRLLTILRNSPCLDFLELAMGITYHGIYDSILDRVPSCLMTHLKTINIFGLSGDEKEIHAIKILLKIALVLKRISISFDAFDFECSGDIMKLKEISAQILSFPKGSSCSIFFC